A genomic region of Chlorobaculum parvum NCIB 8327 contains the following coding sequences:
- a CDS encoding HlyD family secretion protein — translation MNLLSSRYGKVLTAILGLGVFALSGCGNNDRSDGYGNFEATEIVVSSEASGKLIRYDVDDGVRLDKGQVAAVVDTTQLALDRRQLRAQLKALLEQKPSVIAEANVYRQQRRNIQRDLDRYTRLVKEGAVSVKTLENVQDQARVIDQQISAVDSKIPTINSQAKALRDQIGKVDDQITKAVVRNPAKGVVLAKYAEPGEVVSYGKPLYRIADTGSMYLRVWISETQLSQVKIGQKVDVLIDEEKAASKHLTGVITWISSKAEFTPKIIQTREDRVNMVYAVKVLVENPDGVLKIGMPGEIRFIAKDGK, via the coding sequence ATGAATCTTTTGTCCAGCAGATACGGAAAAGTGTTAACCGCCATTCTGGGCCTCGGTGTTTTTGCCCTGTCGGGATGTGGCAACAACGACCGCTCCGATGGCTACGGGAACTTCGAGGCGACCGAGATTGTCGTGTCGTCCGAAGCCTCCGGCAAGCTGATTCGCTACGATGTCGATGATGGCGTGCGGCTCGACAAGGGGCAGGTGGCCGCCGTGGTCGATACCACCCAGCTTGCGCTCGACCGCAGGCAGCTTCGGGCGCAGCTCAAGGCGCTGCTCGAACAAAAGCCGTCGGTCATCGCCGAAGCCAACGTCTATCGCCAGCAGCGTCGCAACATCCAGCGCGATCTCGACCGCTACACGCGGTTGGTCAAAGAGGGCGCTGTGTCGGTCAAAACGCTCGAAAATGTTCAGGATCAGGCCCGCGTCATCGATCAGCAGATCAGTGCGGTCGATTCAAAAATTCCGACCATCAATTCACAGGCAAAAGCTCTCCGGGATCAGATCGGCAAGGTCGATGACCAGATTACGAAAGCTGTCGTGCGCAACCCGGCCAAAGGCGTCGTGCTGGCAAAATACGCCGAGCCGGGTGAAGTAGTGAGCTACGGAAAGCCGCTCTACCGGATTGCCGATACCGGTTCGATGTATCTTCGCGTGTGGATCTCCGAAACGCAGCTTTCGCAGGTCAAGATCGGCCAGAAGGTCGATGTGTTGATCGACGAAGAGAAGGCTGCGAGCAAGCATCTGACTGGCGTGATTACCTGGATTTCGTCGAAAGCCGAGTTCACGCCAAAGATCATCCAGACCCGCGAAGACCGCGTCAACATGGTCTATGCGGTCAAGGTGCTGGTTGAAAATCCGGATGGCGTGCTGAAGATTGGCATGCCGGGCGAAATCCGCTTCATCGCCAAAGACGGGAAATGA
- a CDS encoding ABC transporter ATP-binding protein, whose translation MAEAVIQTEKLTRKFGSFTAVDELSFSVAAGEIFGFLGANGAGKTTAMKMLTGLLAPTSGKATVAGFDVYRQTESIRRSIGYMSQRFSLYDDLTPRENIRFFGGIYGLGSSELREKGERLLESLDLKEAADTRLVALPLGWKQKLAFSVALLHEPKLIFLDEPTGGVDPVTRRRFWDMIYEAADRGVTVFVTTHYMDEAEYCDRVSIMVDGRIAALDTPEELKKSFGAETMNEVFIQLARPAKRGSKSIDS comes from the coding sequence ATGGCTGAAGCGGTCATTCAGACAGAAAAGCTGACCCGCAAGTTCGGCAGCTTTACGGCGGTTGACGAACTTTCGTTCAGCGTGGCTGCTGGCGAAATCTTCGGCTTCCTTGGAGCCAACGGAGCAGGGAAGACCACCGCCATGAAGATGCTCACCGGCCTGCTTGCTCCCACCTCCGGCAAGGCGACCGTGGCGGGCTTCGACGTCTATCGCCAGACCGAATCAATCCGCCGCAGCATCGGCTACATGAGCCAGCGCTTTTCGCTGTATGATGATTTGACTCCGCGTGAAAACATCCGCTTCTTCGGCGGCATCTACGGACTCGGTTCGTCGGAACTGCGCGAAAAAGGGGAGCGGCTGCTCGAATCGCTCGACCTGAAAGAGGCCGCCGACACGCGCCTGGTCGCGCTGCCGCTCGGCTGGAAGCAGAAGCTCGCCTTTTCGGTGGCGCTCCTGCACGAGCCGAAGCTCATCTTTCTCGACGAACCAACCGGCGGCGTCGATCCGGTCACGCGGCGGCGCTTCTGGGACATGATCTACGAAGCCGCCGACCGCGGCGTCACAGTCTTCGTCACCACGCACTACATGGACGAAGCCGAATACTGCGACCGCGTTTCCATCATGGTCGATGGCCGAATCGCCGCGCTCGACACGCCGGAGGAGTTGAAAAAGAGTTTCGGGGCCGAAACGATGAACGAGGTGTTCATCCAGCTTGCCCGACCGGCGAAGAGGGGGAGTAAATCAATTGATAGTTGA
- a CDS encoding ABC transporter ATP-binding protein: MKSAIKTERLGKKFGTVDALREASLSVAEAELFGLIGADGAGKTTLLRILATLLVPDEGKATMLGLDTVVGYREIRTRIGYMPGRFSLYQDLSVEENLNFFATVFGATVEENYDLIRDIYVQLEPFRTRRAGQLSGGMKQKLALCCALVHRPELLLLDEPTTGVDAVSRQEFWQMLQRLKSQGITILVSTPYMDEAVLCDRVAFMQEGRILAIDTPQGITKLFKRPLFAVRASDKHKLIAELRGYEHARSAYAFGSSVHFTDARDDANPSELATWLRSRGFDDATVERVEPGIEDTFMSLMEESSTEKGHGNG, from the coding sequence ATGAAGTCGGCGATCAAGACAGAGCGGCTTGGCAAGAAATTCGGCACCGTCGATGCGCTCCGCGAGGCAAGCCTGTCGGTGGCCGAAGCCGAGCTGTTCGGGCTGATCGGGGCTGACGGAGCGGGCAAAACCACGCTTCTGCGCATCCTCGCCACGCTGCTCGTGCCTGACGAAGGCAAGGCGACGATGCTCGGCCTTGATACGGTGGTTGGATACCGCGAAATCCGGACGCGCATAGGCTACATGCCGGGGCGATTTTCGCTCTATCAGGACCTCAGCGTCGAGGAGAATCTCAACTTTTTTGCCACTGTGTTCGGTGCGACCGTCGAGGAGAACTACGACCTCATCCGCGACATCTACGTGCAGCTCGAACCGTTCCGCACGCGCCGCGCCGGGCAGCTCTCTGGCGGTATGAAACAGAAGCTCGCGCTCTGCTGCGCTTTGGTGCACCGTCCTGAACTGCTGCTCCTCGACGAACCGACCACCGGCGTTGACGCCGTCTCGCGCCAGGAGTTCTGGCAGATGCTCCAGCGCCTGAAATCGCAAGGAATTACGATACTCGTCTCGACGCCCTACATGGACGAAGCGGTGCTCTGCGACCGGGTGGCCTTCATGCAGGAGGGGCGAATCCTCGCCATCGACACGCCGCAGGGCATCACGAAGCTCTTCAAGCGCCCGCTCTTCGCCGTGCGCGCAAGTGACAAGCACAAGCTCATTGCCGAGTTGCGTGGCTACGAGCACGCCCGGTCGGCCTACGCCTTCGGCAGCTCGGTGCATTTTACGGATGCGCGAGATGACGCAAACCCGTCCGAGCTGGCGACGTGGCTCCGCTCGCGGGGGTTCGACGACGCGACCGTCGAGCGAGTCGAACCGGGCATCGAGGATACTTTCATGTCGCTGATGGAAGAATCTTCGACGGAAAAGGGGCATGGCAATGGCTGA
- the lipA gene encoding lipoyl synthase, which produces MNSGPGKKPDWLKIKLTSGSSFASTKKLLNKHSLHTVCRSAMCPNLHECWSKGTATFLLLGNVCTRSCRFCAVGTERRPAMPDPEETAKIGEAVKAMKLRHAVLTSVNRDDLADGGAAHWVETIRAIREVNPGVSIECLIPDFQGDEQALDSVMRERPEVLNHNIETVPSRYASVRPQASYERSLAVIERAKRQFRLATKSGMMVGMGETPEEVNAALRDLRAHGCDMVTIGQYLQPTATHLPVSRYVTPEEFERYREIALDAGFRHVQSGPFVRSSYHAEAFEPVEEISNS; this is translated from the coding sequence ATGAACTCCGGTCCCGGAAAGAAACCCGACTGGCTCAAGATCAAGCTCACCTCCGGCTCGTCGTTCGCTTCGACCAAAAAGCTGCTCAACAAGCACAGCCTGCACACCGTGTGCCGCTCAGCGATGTGCCCGAACCTGCACGAGTGCTGGTCGAAAGGCACAGCAACGTTCCTCTTGCTCGGCAACGTCTGCACCCGCTCGTGCCGTTTCTGCGCGGTCGGCACCGAGCGCCGTCCGGCGATGCCCGATCCGGAGGAAACGGCGAAAATCGGCGAGGCGGTGAAAGCGATGAAGCTCCGGCACGCCGTGCTGACGAGCGTCAATCGCGACGACCTTGCGGACGGTGGCGCAGCGCACTGGGTCGAAACCATCCGCGCGATCCGTGAAGTGAATCCCGGTGTCAGCATCGAGTGCCTCATTCCCGATTTTCAGGGTGATGAACAAGCGCTCGATTCGGTGATGCGAGAGCGACCCGAAGTGCTGAACCACAACATCGAAACCGTACCGTCACGCTATGCCAGCGTGCGCCCGCAAGCCTCGTACGAACGCTCGCTCGCGGTGATCGAACGGGCGAAGCGCCAATTCCGGCTAGCCACGAAATCCGGCATGATGGTCGGCATGGGCGAAACGCCGGAGGAGGTCAATGCCGCGCTGCGCGACCTGCGTGCTCACGGCTGCGACATGGTGACTATCGGCCAGTACCTGCAACCGACCGCCACGCATCTGCCGGTGAGCCGTTACGTGACGCCCGAAGAGTTCGAGCGATACCGCGAAATCGCGCTCGACGCCGGATTCCGGCATGTGCAGTCCGGCCCGTTCGTGCGCAGCTCTTACCACGCCGAAGCGTTCGAGCCGGTTGAAGAAATTTCCAACTCTTAA
- a CDS encoding DUF3298 and DUF4163 domain-containing protein, with translation MKKLFAVFVAFITAALLPALGSAKSSSCPLGFGLYSYEQYSQINAQTYWKCDYPVFESSKIGDIINASILKAVVSQTPSPDSKPTATSVEAAASAFIKGCDEQMNDEQVHSWPWQSETTGEVLLDQPGLVTVSIFTYAFTGGAHGMSVTQYLVFDTATGKQLGLTDIFAQGFEAQLDKLIERRFRQIRGLSETDPLNGEKGGLFENKIKHNDNFAVTGSGIRFLYNQYDIAPYAAGQITVDLSFDDLKGILKPLPELKSIKP, from the coding sequence ATGAAAAAGCTTTTCGCGGTTTTTGTGGCTTTCATCACAGCAGCGCTGCTGCCTGCTCTTGGTTCAGCAAAATCTTCTTCCTGCCCGCTCGGGTTCGGTCTTTACAGCTATGAACAGTACTCGCAAATCAATGCCCAGACCTACTGGAAGTGCGACTATCCGGTGTTTGAGAGCTCGAAAATTGGTGACATCATCAATGCGTCAATCCTGAAAGCGGTCGTCAGCCAAACCCCTTCGCCTGACTCGAAACCGACGGCAACGAGCGTCGAAGCAGCGGCGAGCGCTTTCATCAAAGGGTGCGACGAGCAGATGAACGATGAGCAGGTGCACTCATGGCCGTGGCAATCGGAGACCACCGGCGAGGTGCTGCTCGACCAGCCCGGCCTGGTGACGGTCTCGATCTTTACCTACGCCTTCACCGGTGGCGCTCACGGCATGAGCGTCACGCAATACCTGGTGTTCGACACGGCCACCGGCAAGCAGCTCGGGCTGACCGATATTTTTGCGCAGGGATTCGAGGCGCAGCTCGACAAGCTGATCGAACGCCGATTCCGGCAGATTCGGGGCTTGTCGGAAACCGATCCGCTCAACGGAGAAAAAGGCGGGCTTTTCGAGAACAAAATCAAGCACAACGACAACTTTGCCGTGACCGGTTCCGGGATCCGCTTCCTCTACAATCAATACGACATCGCCCCCTACGCCGCCGGTCAGATCACCGTCGATCTCTCTTTCGATGACCTGAAAGGCATCCTTAAACCCTTGCCAGAACTCAAATCGATCAAGCCATGA
- a CDS encoding cupin domain-containing protein yields MMRFNCRSAAKKHGQLRFVFLPILWIALIIACPKSAFAKDYAQAKVETLEVTSTNYAGQPLSYPQLGIPEVTALVVHMPPGSSTGWHKHPVPVYAYMLEGELTVRTENGVEKKFVKGEPIIEVLNLMHNGTNTGKGTASLVVFYTGFEGVPNVIKADCPKP; encoded by the coding sequence ATGATGCGCTTCAACTGTCGATCCGCCGCGAAAAAACACGGCCAATTGCGCTTCGTGTTTCTGCCGATTTTGTGGATAGCGTTGATAATCGCCTGCCCGAAGTCGGCCTTCGCCAAAGACTACGCGCAGGCGAAAGTCGAAACGCTTGAGGTCACCTCGACCAATTACGCCGGGCAGCCGCTGTCGTATCCCCAATTGGGAATACCTGAGGTGACGGCGCTCGTTGTGCACATGCCGCCCGGCAGCTCGACCGGCTGGCACAAGCATCCGGTGCCGGTTTACGCCTACATGCTCGAAGGCGAATTGACGGTGCGGACGGAGAATGGTGTCGAGAAGAAATTCGTGAAAGGGGAGCCGATCATCGAGGTACTGAACCTCATGCACAACGGCACCAACACCGGCAAGGGGACTGCGAGCCTCGTCGTGTTTTACACCGGATTTGAGGGCGTGCCGAATGTTATCAAGGCCGACTGTCCGAAGCCCTGA